The proteins below come from a single Aegilops tauschii subsp. strangulata cultivar AL8/78 chromosome 6, Aet v6.0, whole genome shotgun sequence genomic window:
- the LOC109778152 gene encoding temperature-induced lipocalin-1, with protein MAAKKSGSEMGVVLGLDVARYMGRWYEIASFPNFFQPRDGRDTRATYELMEDGATVHVLNETWSKGKRDFIEGTAYKADPVSEEAKLKVKFYVPPFLPIIPVVGDYWVLYVDDDYQYALVGEPRRKSLWILCRKTHIEEEVYNQLLEKAKEEGYDVAKLHKTPQSDPPPESDAAPTDSKGTWWFKSLFGK; from the exons ATGGCGGCCAAGAAGAGCGGGAGCGAGATGGGCGTGGTGCTGGGGCTGGACGTTGCGCGGTACATGGGGCGGTGGTACGAGATCGCGTCCTTCCCCAACTTCTTCCAGCCGCGCGACGGGCGCGACACGCGGGCGACCTACGAGCTCATGGAGGACGGCGCCACGGTGCACGTGCTCAACGAGACGTGGAGCAAAGGGAAGCGCGACTTCATCGAGGGCACCGCCTACAAGGCCGACCCGGTCAGCGAGGAGGCCAAGCTCAAGGTCAAGTTCTACGTCCCGCCCTTCCTCCCCATCATCCCCGTCGTCGGTGACTACTGGGTCCTCTATGTCGACGACGACTACCAGTATGCCCTCGTCGGCGAGCCCCGCCGGAAAAGCCTATGG ATCCTGTGCAGGAAGACGCACATCGAGGAGGAGGTGTACAACCAGCTGCTGGAGAAGGCCAAGGAGGAAGGCTACGACGTGGCCAAGCTGCACAAGACGCCGCAGAGCGACCCGCCGCCGGAGAGCGATGCCGCGCCCACCGACAGCAAAGGGACCTGGTGGTTCAAGTCGCTCTTTGGTAAATGA
- the LOC109778153 gene encoding small ribosomal subunit protein uS17, giving the protein MAEQTEKAFLKQPKVFLCSKKTTKGNNKPGKEGNRFWKSVGLGFKTPKEAIEGTYIDKKCPFTGTVSIRGRIIAGTCHSAKMNRTIIVRRNYLHYVKKYQRYEKRHSNIPAHISPCFRVREGDHVIIGQCRPLSKTVRFNVLKVVPAGSKSGAVKKAFTGA; this is encoded by the exons ATGGCGGAGCAG ACTGAGAAGGCTTTCCTGAAGCAGcccaaggtgttcctctg CTCAAAGAAGACCACAAAGGGGAACAATAAGCCTGGCAAGGAGGGTAACAGGTTCTGGAAGAGTGTTGGCCTTGGTTTCAAGACTCCCAAGGAAGCCATTGAGG GAACCTACATTGATAAGAAGTGCCCATTCACTGGCACTGTGTCAATTAGAGGTCGCATCATTGCTGGAACATGTCATAGTGCTAAAATGAACAGGACTATCATTGTTCGTAGGAACTACCTTCACTATGTCAAAAAATACCAGAG GTATGAGAAGAGGCACTCCAACATCCCTGCCCACATTTCCCCTTGCTTCCGTGTGAGAGAAGGAGATCACGTGATCATTGGCCAGTGCAG GCCGCTGTCCAAGACGGTGCGGTTCAATGTGTTGAAGGTCGTCCCGGCAGGGTCAAAGAGTGGTGCGGTGAAGAAGGCATTCACCGGTGCTTGA